In the Apodemus sylvaticus chromosome 3, mApoSyl1.1, whole genome shotgun sequence genome, TATAGACTCACAGTTGGCCCAGATTCTACCCACTACCCTGAGTCACCAAATGCAACCGTGGGCCTGTGCAACACTTGGGCAATAGAGAGGGCCTGCTGTGAAGGTCTGTCAAGAGAGCATTACCTTGCAGTTCTTCCACCAATACTTTCTCTTCAACTTGGCAGCACTTGTTTCAAACTGCGAGGCACCTGCCTGCAGTGCATCTGCGCGGTCATCCAGCTCCGAGAGCTTCTGGTCTCTTTCTAACACCTTATCCACATTGACTCTCATGATGTCAACCACCTAAATGGACATGGTCACAGTTACacaaaaaaggagaggaagaacaaAACTCCACACAACATCTATGAGcactctgtattttttttcagattaatACTTTATTATGTTGAGTTAAACTTTCACTTAAATAGAAGACCCAGGCCTTTGGGATAGATAAATCCACACAGCAAACCAGGAATAGAAGGGAACTTCAATAATGGGCACTTACAGGGAAGCCCACATTAGTATCACATGCTATGGTGAGAGACTCAACTTCCTTCTAAGATCTGAAGCAGAACAACAGGGTACTTCACTTTCATGGCTGTTGGGAAGAAAGGCATCCAGTTGGAAAGGAGGACTACGACTACCTATGCCACGTGTAAGAAACTCTACAGAAAATCCTTAAGACTCCTTCATAAaaggctgcagagatgactcatcAGGTAAAAGATCACGTTGTCAGGTctagtgacctgagttcaatctctgggacccacattgCGAAAAGAGAAAaccgactcctgcaagttgttctctgatgtctctgtgtgtggtgggtATACTGTGTGTTCCCACCACCAATTATTTTTAGAGCCAGATCTGTGCCCATTAGTAATCCCTACACTCTTAAGGCAAgatgagaggctgagacaggagaatcacttgGATGTTCATGAGCCAGTTAGCCTGCATTTCATAGCACAGCATGGCAGAAACAAGAGACATCTCCTTGACAAGGTGGAAGAGAACCGACTTCAAGAAAGTTGTGTTCTGACTGCCAACGCATATGCCATAGCACACCTGTGCCTGAATGAAGAACCTTACCTCTTCAGTACAtacaaaaacatgcacacacgtgtgtgcacacaaaacacatgtgcactaaataaaaatatttaatagaatttttcaaaatctacaaGGGATAAATCCAGTCATGTTACAGCATCTAAGATAAACACTTATCAGTTGCCTTTCTTCGTGCCAGCAATCAAAAAAGAACATTAAGATAACACTGTCTTTAccaaaaaactcaaaataaaattgCAAGAATATAATCAAGGAGCTGAAAGActtgcagaataaagaaagtaCAAATCAGACTGAGTaggtagctcagtggataaagggctTGCTGCACAAACgtgaggacccgagtttggaTGTGCAATGctcacagaaaaacaacaacaacaacatcaacaacaacaacaaaacaggtgtgGCAGTCTGCTCCTGTCACTGCAGCACTGGgtaggcagggagaggaggactCTAGAAATTCACTGGCCATCGATGAGCTATGGGTTCAGggtaggaccctgtctcaaaaattaaggtgtaaagaaaaaagaagaaaatccctGATTTTGACCTCTGGCtatcacatgtgtacacacatgcatatgctaCACCCACCCACAAAAGAGAAGCCAAAACAATACAGAACACTTCTCCAAGCTGGGCACAATAGCACATACCTGCTATCTGAGAGGCTAAggcaagacacacagacacacacacacacacacacacacacacacacacacacacacacggaggggggagggagagaagaggggagagagagagagagagagagagagagagagagagagaaagaaagagagagagagagagagagagagaaggggagagaagaatTAAAGTATTAGGAAGGGGAAAGACATCCACAGTGGCAATTGGAAGACTTAATACTATGGAGATGCAGGACTCCTAGAGTGACTAAAGAGTCAATATAATCCCAACAGCTCTGTCTCCCTCAGAAAGACTGTCATGTAATTCCAGCTCCTGTGGCTTTTTTCACATGTAAGCTCAAAAAAGAAGTGAGAACAAGTAAACCAAGACTAACAGAGAGAGTTATAATAGTCATTTCAAAACTCACCGTAAAGCTAGAATAGTCAAACTGTGGTGCTGGCATAAGGAAAGATGAAGACCAGTGAGAGAGAACTGAGAACCTGGAAATCAGCTTATGTATTTATAGCCAATTGAACTGGCTATAGATTTATTATTGATCTATTAATCTATTTTGGTGACGGGGATGCTTGCATAAGTTagccaagtgctctaccactgagctctcaGCCCACCAAGTAACTATCAAAAGGATGCTAAAAACAACAAATGGAGAAAGAATATTcttttcaacaaacagtgctggcATAACTAAATAACCATAAGGGAAGAATAGATACACCAGTGAGCTAAGTTTAAGTGCTAAGACTATAgtaatcttagaaaaaaaaaaaagtaaagcttTATAGCTTGCTTTAGGTTTCTACTCCTGTGCTAGAACACCACGACCAAAAGTAACTTCCGGccaaaaaaggtttatttcatcttacagtttgtagtccaacatccagggaagtcagggcagaaactggtaatgcagaagtcatggaggaatactgcttaTGGGCTTGCTCGccatggcttgctcggcctgctttcttacattATCCAGGACAATTTTCCCAGGGTGGCACCACACAAGAGTAAGTAGGGTATTGTACCCCATATCAATCCTCAATAAAGGAACTGCTTGCCCACAGGCAAATTAGGTAGGGTATTTTCTCAATGGAAGTTCCCTCTTCTAAAATGTCCCTGACTAGAGTTGAGTTgatacaaaactagccagcacacagcTTCAGGCTTGGCTCTGGGCTTTTAGATTTGCTATCAAAAGCAAGATCAACAAATGAAAAAATTTCAAGTAATTAAAGAGATAAATTGGGCTTTATATAAAGTAAAACCTTCTGGCATCAAAGTATACTATGAAGAATGTGAAACTCAACCAACAAAGAGGATGGAAATACTTATGAACTACATCTCTGATAAACATTAGATGTGAAGAATGCATAAAAGAGCCTTACAAGTTCATGTAACAGAAAGACAATACAATAAAATCATTTGCAAAAGAAGTATTATGAGAAATATAACCgtaatcctagtacttgaaaGATGAGGTAAGTTCaacagtagcctgggctacatagtgagtcccaggttAGCCTGGCTATataataaaaccctgtctcagaaacaaacaaacaaacaaaaaagcaaacaaaaaagcaaaaaaccccagCAGTAACACAAAAGGGGGTAAAGGACTTGAATAGTCACTCCTTCAGAGGCACACAGATGGCCAATATACACTAGAAATGTGTTCACTGTCACTAATCATTAATCAAATCATtaattcaaaaacaaaaggagatacCACCTCCTGCTTGCTTGGATGGCTGCAGCCCCAACTCTAGAGCACCAGGACACTGGACACTGCTGCCAGAAAACAAGCTACTGTAGCCATTTGTACTTGTACAAGCTACAAGTCTGTAGCCACAGACTGAGCTGCCATACAATTATTGTATGaaccagaaatgaaaacacatttaaGATCTGGCTCCTGGATATTTACAGCAACTTATCAGCAGAGAAGTCAGAAGAGCTTAGTTACCCATTAGGTAGGAAGAGATAACAAATCATGGTTTACTCAGATCATAAAGGATCACTCAGCCAAAAGAGGAAACAAGGTGCCAGCACAGACTGCAGCCTCCATGAACATGGGACACACTGAGGAGAGAGAGCCCAACACATACCCTGGAACATGCTACACCTGAAACAGGCAAACCCAGAGAAACAGCTGACTACAGGTTACCAGGCAACCAGGAGAACCAGAGGTGAGTGACTATGAGTTCAGGGTGCTTTTTAGTAGAGACAAAAGAGTTCTGAAAGCAGAAAGAAGTGATAACTGTGCAAACAACGGAATATGGTAAACATATTAGATGCTAAATGGCTAATAATGACTTTAACTTTAGCCATTAACCttttaatgacttttaaaaaatgcttaattgTATTTTACAGAAATTTCCACTCAAGAACAAAAAATAGattctctttaaaatttctttaatttctaaaaaggaTAGGATTTGAGTTTTTTTAAGTGACAGAATTAGTGTAAAAGCCtaaaatgttcagaattaagTTCATAAAGAAATCATCAAAGCAAAATCTTACTATATGATTTAATAACAGTATCTAAGATAGTTTTAGCTGTTTTAAGACAGCTAAAAGCAGAAAGattgtgccaggtggtggtggcggcagcacatgcctttaatcccagcactcaggaaacagatgCAGGTAGACctaagcttgaggccagcctgggttacaatgcgagttccaggacagccaggactacacaaagaagccctgtctgggagaaatgtatatgtatgtatgtatgtatgtatgtatgtatgtatgtatgtatgtgagtggggagatggttcaacctgggtttagttcccagcaccaataaAGCATCTGAACCTCTAGTTCCAAGAGTTTTGatgtcttctagcctctgtagaaactgtgtacgtgtgtgtgcacaagtgcgCGAGTGAACAACCCCCCCATACatgtaggaaaaaaatctcatacacttaaatattaataaaaagaatatggAAGTAGTGGTCTGAGTTTTTCATAGGATCTTCACTGTAGgtctacatgcacacacccaaACAAAAAGATGCCAGAAGACTCTACTAGCTCAAGAATTCCAGAGAGAGCTGGGGCTACAGCAGTTCCACCTGTTATGGGTTCTTCATCGAATATCAGAGAAAGCTTCTACAAAGACCTGCCCATATTAGGGAACTAGTAAACTTGGCTACAAGACACACAGCAATTTGGGAACAAAACAGAACCTAGATCAGAAAGGCTTGTTCCTGGCTTGAGCAATCTAATTACACTATCTTACAAGTAGTTCTGGGGACAGATATGTTTTAGGTTTGTGATTTGATAGTAGAAAAATTATTATGAAACCAAGAAGAATCTTCTTTGTGCTTAGAAGATGGCTTCTAGAAGATTCAAGCAaaatattaatatacataaaataaatcttaaaaaaacggATATGGAAATACTGTTTCTCAAAGAATCTTTACTATTGCCCTGCAAATACATGTTCAGAAAGATGACTTCTGATATAGTCAAAATTTATGCTCATACTTTGATGATGCTTTTCCCTCCTAACATTTAAAAACGTTAATtatatgcctgtgtctgtgtgtgggtgtgtgcaggtacatgcaGGTGCCATTGGAGGCAGTTACAGGCAGTTCTGTGGTACAAATGAGAGTGCTTGGAACCCAGGTGAATCCTCTGCTAGAACAAGTAAGCGTTCTTTTAACCCTTGAGACATCTTTCTAGCTCCAATGCctctttttctaaataaaattctaGAGAATCCCCATGTTGTTGAAAAGTCACATTTAAAACGTTAGAGCAGTACCTCATCTACTTGATTTTGTGTCTGCTGGAGTCTTCGATTACTGCCAGTGGCAGCACTTGATCCTGAAGGCACACCTGTAGACCTGAAAGGTATAAAGTCACAAGTGTGAGTGCATTACAATGCCCAGTGCACTTGATAAGCAAacatgtaatcccagtgctcctcCAACCATGACATGGGAGGTGCACACTCCTGAGTCTTGGAAGCCTGAGGCCAGCTTACCTGATACGTGCAGCACTGAAcaagagacactgtctccaaGAAGGTGGAAAGCAAGGGCTGACATGTGAGTTTGTTCTCTGCTCTCAactatacatgtttgtgtgtataaacTGTTATGCTGGGACTCAGTGTTAACTCCTTATACTGCAGTTATTTCTTAAAAGTCCTGCAGTAAGAAATAAAGGTAGTAATGTGTTTTTATAATCCCTTGATAATTCTTAAGGCTCTATCACTTGATAGTGACCAAAGTCTGAAACAAGTGTTTAACAAGATCTGTTTTGTGTCAAtaaagtgctttaaaaaaaacccttgcTTTAAGATCACAGATGTTTAAAGGCACTTGGTAGactcctgagctttttttttttttttggcaagaaCTGTCTTATAATTAGGAACAATCACAGAACAGACAATATGGAGAAGTAGGTTCAAATGCAGGGAGAGAGTCTGTGTGAACcagaaggaggctgaggcaacTGTCTCTTGGAAAGTCATTCACCTCCCGTAGGCTCAGTGAACCTGTATTTTCATTCATTCCCACTTTTCACAAGTACTCTGGCTTTTAAGTCCTTATTGCCTCCATTAAACTCTTGTCCAATCTAAAACAGCAGCCAGCCTGTGCCTTCCTACACCACCCTAAGGTTGACTCAACAGTTCTTTTTAAGTCTGCAAGGACACAACACTGAGTTCTGTCTCACAGAACTCAGGGTCCGAAAGTTAAACAGGTAAGGACCGTGCTCTGGAAGCACACTATCCacgtatctttttttttttttctctttgaagccTAATAACTCTCTGAAGAGGACACTACTATCCTTATCTTATTAAAACTTAGGTTGAACATGCAGCTGGCTGAAGTGAACCAGTGTAGTTCTCTTGAGTGTGGACCGGACACTACCGTTTGCACAGCAGTCTGACAAGGTACATGTTAAGTGGTGACACCTCTGAGCAGAGGAACACATCCATTCCCGCTGAAGGTTTCTATTAGAAACCAATTTTAAAACAAGCGTGTCCTGGCTTAAGACGGATGCGCTGGGAGCGCGGCGGCTCCCCAGAGGACGCCATAAGCTGGTCTTCCACGGCCTGGGGCTCGGCGTCCCGCCACCTCCCGGTCTCCCGCTCCTGCCAGGCACCACCTCGCAGAGGGCGAGCACTCACGGTCGCCCCCGCCCCTCTCCAGGAAGGAGCCGCGGGGTGTGGCGGCCGCTTCCTCGGCCAGCCGgtgcccccacccccgcccttcCGCGTCTGCTCGCCGTCCGCGGGGCACTCGGGGACGTCGTGGCGCCACGACTCGTCCTGCAGCGTCCGGGGGGCAGAGTGCACCGCAGGGCCGCCGCCCACCTCAGGCACCCGGGACGCTCGCTGCGCGAAGGCCCGCGAGGCCTCCACTCGAGTCCGAGTGCCGGGCAGCGGCCACCGCGCCCGAAGCGGGTCCCAGGAGTGGGCTACCACCCCCGGAGTTCGCCTCTCCTCGCAGCGCGGCGCGTCACTCACATTTTGGCGGCGGCAGCGAATGGCCGAGGGTCTTAGGGACTTGTGCTGCAGGCGACAGGAGGCTGAGATGGGCGGGGCTGTGGCGACGTCACGAGCAGGGGGCCGGACCGGAACCGGTGACGCGCTCTCAGTCGCCGAGGGCGCGCCGGAAATGGGCGGGACAGGAGCCGGGCGCAGCAAGGGCTGTAACCTTCCGGCTGACCAGAGTGGGAGGGGCCAGAGCTTGCCCTGAAGTAGCGCCCGCGCTGATGAGTGGGCGGGCGTTCTCGGTGGACAAGTGGGCGGGGCTAGAGCGCGGCGCCTGCGCCTTTGGGCTGGGCTCTTCGCCGCCAAGGAATCACAGCAGCTTCCTGCAGTGTCTCCGCTGCCCTGTCTCTAGCCCTGGAAAGGCAGTTTAGAGTGAGAATGGGTACGTTTTACATTACTTTGAGCTCGCATACCTTATCTCTGGGTCGTGAGAATGTTAGAGAGAGCGGACGTGCCTAACGTTCCAGAATAATCTAGTGGTCCTGAGGAGACAAAGTTCTTTTCTGAGAAAGTTAAGAGGCAACAGGAAGTCCTTTTGGAGTCTTGGCCACAGGGTTTGGAAGAAGTCCCCTCTCAGATTCTCAGGTGACAAATATTTGCCATTGCACGGATATTACAACCCCCAAAGGGAACCTTGGCTTAGAGAACTGTAAGGTTTTTCCGTTTCTGTAATTCCCTGGCCCTAGCAAAAAAGAGATACTCAACTTTTGTTCAAAAATGGGTGAGTAGTATACGTGGAAAAGTATCCCAGCAGTCTCTAAAACAGACTAAATAAGCTCAGTTGGTGGATTCACTAAATGAAATACACAAAGGTATTTTTCCATTTCAGCATGGTAACTcccagaggggtgtgtgtgtgtgagagtgttgcAATAAAGAGCGCCACGCCAGTGGGTACTAGGTTGACTAGTAGCTATAAAAAAACATTCTGGGCAGGAGGAATGAGACATCAAGTACAGACCAGCTGGAGAGTGTGTGGCTGGGCTTAAACAGTGAACAGAAAATGCAGTGGGCTCCTGGCAGGAGGTTCAGAGTGTGAAACAGGCACTAGTTCTGAGCTGGATCAGAAGTGAAGTCCCGAAGAGATTCAGACTGTAGGGAAGAGGACTGGAACAGTGACGAAGAATACCTGGCAGGGAGGCCTTTGTGAGGTAAGCTGGAAaaggtctttaaaaacaaaaataaaccacccaGTAAACTGAAGAGTGTGGCTTAGTTAGCAGGGTGCCTGCCTAACACACAGTACTGGGTCTGATCCCCAGAACGACTTAAGACCCAGCCTGCTGGCACATCCATAATCTCAACAAAAGTCTCTTAGGTAAAAGGTtaagaggttcaaggtcatccttaaaCTTAAGTGTTGTGAATTCATGGGTACTCTGAGCTACATGAGAAAGGTTAATTAAACATTGAGATCCTTATCTTCCAAGTGACTGCATGGTGTTAAGGAACCAGGCAAGGTAAGTAGAAAGTAAGTGCTTTGGGAAAGTGGCTCTGAGTGAAACACTGGGTGGGAGAACACTGCATGTGGAaagtaaaaaaatactttttgagTTCTAACTATGACCTAACCCTCAACACCTTGGATTTCAGGTCATGTTAAAGCAAAACACAGATAAtatggggaaattttcttcatttttaatttacagcagaaagaatataaagcattcagaaaacattttccatatttttaagGGCAATTCAAAACATTTTGCATGGTTTCCAGCAGCTGAGTTCTTCAACAGATCCATTGAATCAATGATGCTTTACATGcacaattacaaaaataaaacttacaaAAAAAGAAGACATCTAGACTAGTTTTACATGCAAGTCTCAGGGACCCCCCGTTGGGCGCCAACTACTGTGTGGAACTGCCATAAGCGACCGTGCAGCCAGAAAGGGGTTCGTCTTAATGTCTTTATTTCATTCACACAGTACAGCTGATTTTGAATGGGTAACAAGGATAGCAATTAAATCTTCAGGAGACAGAATAAGATTAGCTATTAATTTTATCATGAAATCCTACTCCTGGCACTTGGGAATTCAGATTATCCAAGAAAGCTGCGCCTACCTATCACCTTATATTCAAAATTAAGAGTCACAATCAAAAGGTGGTCAGAAATGCTTTGTGTCAGTGGAAGTACGCTTCGACCTCACCTAGAATTCACAGTTGTACTGGTAGGTTTTGACCCTACTTCTATCCCCTCCATAAGAACTTCCTAATTCTATGTAAGTCTCTATCTTCCAAAATTTTCTAACTTATTCAGCTAATGTGGCATgtgagacatttaaaaaaaaatgtgagggtTGAAGCAAATCCACTGAGGTCTTTGCTCTGGTCAAATGATTGGTCATCTGAACCATAAGCAATGGAGGAAATGTATCCAAATCCATGATTGAGATAGGATATTCTGAAAAGAGCTGGCTTTACATTCTATTTCCTGTTATGAATACAATTGTTTATGTAAATTACTCAGTGTCCTCAGACAGGTCAAATTGTGTAAAATAATAGATATGGCAGGGGCGGGGGTAGGGGGGTTGAGGATTGCAACAGCTGCAACATAACCCAcacatgtaaaaacaaaattGGGTCGGGTCAGATTACAAATGTACAGGTGGCTCCTAGCTGTGGGGCTGTTGCTGTTCCAAGCTGATCACAAGCAGAAAGACATGTACTGTACAGTAATTTGAGGTTGGCAGTGAAAGGAAGTAATTAAAAAACAAGTACAATTATAGAAAAGGCACCGAGAGCACTGAccccagtttttattttttttaaccacaatCCTTTTGTTTCTACCTTCCTTCTGAAGACACCAGCTTAAAGCtcatttgtgaatatttttaGGCTTCACAACAAGCCTCGAGTTTTAACTCACGGTTGGCAGCCAGAACcatgttggtttgttttttttttttttttataaaaaaaaaaaaaagaatctcatacCAACCAATTCTCACACTTAACCTGGGAATTTTAAACTGGCATTAGCAAATGTAAAATTGGTTCTCTCATAGGTTAGCTTTGAAAGCATTGGATTTCTTTGGCTCCTCATTACCTGGAAAGTACTGTACCGTGGCACCCTTCCGTCAACACCAATCTCCACcgggttttgcttttattttgtcgaGTGagcaatttttattcattttttaaaaaatttccagcAGGAGATATGAAAACatgttgtttttctcattttgtcctaaatttttttttttttttttgttaaacatTGATCATCCTAATGTTCTTTGTTGGTGTGAGTGGATGGTGTTAAGGTCTCTAAGGATTCATCTTATGATTATCTATTTTGCAAAAGTAACTTAATTTTCATAAGCAATATTAGCATTCACATTACTTGGCACCTTTggcaaaaaattttttttaaataaaataaaataaactcctGATAGCCAAAATTAAATGTAaacatatccttttttttttttttttaagtaatgctACTCTGCCTCTTTTCCTAAGTCTAAATACAGTagctccttttttattttttgcaggtCATGCTTTAGCAAAATGTTCTTCTacagaacatttaaaataaagtacTCTTATagtgaaataaagttttttttgtttcattttacagaCCATAGCCACTAatgctttgcttttgttctttttcttgatttCATGCACATCTTTGttttaatatatacaatatatacaaacaatacATCCACATTGTTCTCGCTCATTCAGACAAAACTATACAAATAATTTCATCTTGCCATGTTATTGACCTCtctgaataaaatatttagcaATTAATATAAcccctttcaaatattttcttgcttttttttcttcttcttcatttctacCTTTTGTATATACACAGAAACCACTCCGTTTGGATGAGATAGAGCCAAAACATGGAATTTACTGGCCAGAATGCAGCACCACACTGGTCGTTTAGGTGGCAAATGTCCAGGCAAGGTTTATGATCCCTTGGAATTACTACAGTTTCCAAGGTTACTAAAAAAGGCTACATGCGTTACCAAGTCTTAAGTAATCCTCACTTCAAGAGAGTGGGGCAGACAAACTAAAGTGCTGACCATGAGAAGGGACAGGATAGTTACTATCCTTGCAGGTTCCTGGgaggtgttggggggggggggcaagaaaatgaatttaaatccCATAAGCTGTTTCTCATTATTTCCCGTGCATTACCCGTTTACCACACACCCACCCCTCTGCAAATTTTCACAAGACATTAAAAACCTGCAGATTTTAAAAGTTGCATTAAGTGTGCTGTAGAGATTCAAACGAACGGACGGACGAACCAACGGAcggaaaggaggaaaaaaaaaaccgaaaCGGAAACTCAAAAGCGAACAGTGAAGGAGATGAGGACAGGCAGACTTGAACGACTCGGGTGATCTAAGCCCTCCACTGAGAACCAAGGATTCAGCTTCTTGGAAGTCACCGCAGGTGCAGGCGCAGCGCTCCTCGTGGGGCTGACGTCGCCCCGCCTGTTCTTATCTATATTTTTGGTATAAATATTTGTACAGTTCCACACGATGTTTGAATACAGCCCTAATGACAAGGAAAGAGGCTTCCTCCTAAGATGAAGCCCTTCCAGTTCCTCCTGGtgtcttgtttttttcctgtgaTCCAACAGAAGATTTGAGTTCCAAGATGTCTTGCTGATCAAATTAAAAGTTGTCCATGAGAGTGCAAATGTAATGACCAAACATTCTCGTTAAAATCCTGCAGCTGACTCCCCAGAACTGCAgagggattgtgtgtgtgtgtatgtgtgtgtgtatatgtgtgcacgaGCGTGTGTGTTGTTGTTGCATGTCTCTGctaaaaacagaaatggaaagagtCTGAGAAGCAATGTCACATTGCTAAGGGATGCTGCTGTATGTCTTCAAGTTCCTTGGCCTTTTTCAATTCTTTCACTctggaagagaaacaaaacacaacaccagGTGATAACTACAGAGTGAAACTGTGACCAGATAAAGGAGAGGGGCTGTCCCCCCGAAATGAGATGCCCAGACAAGCCCCTTCTGAAGACCGACAACAGGAGAACTTGTGAAATTGTTGGGAGAATATCCAAAGAGGAAGATGTGACACTATGTAAAAACATGTGCACGTTTTACAAGGGGCGCTCCAAGAAGAGAGCAAAGCTATTTGTTCTGTTGTTCTGAATAAAGGGTGACACTTACAGCTTGGGAACATTTAATTACTTGAGGAACTTGTTCCTCTGTCGGATGGACTGCTATATACCCCCAGAGTTCCATGTGATATAAACTAGGGAATCAGCACACAATTTGTTTGGCTCTGAGTacacccagggactgaatcattaTTTCACTCAGACTCCAGGCTGCAGACTACCTTGAACCTGACCCTATAACCTGCACAGagttccctccccttctctgttaTATTACCGAGTCTTGGATCCTCACAGTTCCTGGTTCCCTCCCATTTCAAACTGTAACTTTAAAGTTCTTATTCCTTCTCACAACTCCCAAATAGGCAGTGTTAAGATCAATACCAAATGGGGACTTTGTTTTGCTTATCAGAGATACTACACATTTAAGTGAGTCTGCTCAAAGACTGCCATGGAGTGCTCACACCGTGGAGAGCTCACACCGTAGAGAGCTCACACTGTGGAGAGCTTTATAAATTGCTGCTCcagtttccattttttaaatataagactctgctttaaaaaatgtGGTGCCTGATGAGATGAGGTGCGAGGGAAGTGTTGTAGGATATGACACTATCCCTCTGCATGGACAATGGCAGGTGTATTAATGGCAGAACAGTCAAATGCAGGGCAATGCTCCCTGAGTCTGACAGGCTCCAAATGCCACCTGCCACATAGTAACATCTTCCCAGAAGCTGGCATGAGAGGACAGTTTAGCCAGACAGAAGCAGGAGTTTCTGAGGGTATTCCTTCAATGCCCCAGTGACAGAACAAGGAAACATTTGATTGGTAGTGGGCTTATTCAGGTATCAGTCAAATGTGGCCTCTATCTAAGGTCTCTCCTAGTGTTTTAAGATATGCCAGTCCATTAAAAGTTATTCAAAATGAATATTagtattttctaaatatattcaGTAAAACTCAGGCAAATATGAACATTCGGGGAagcattggtggtggtggtggggcaagGAGGGGCGGGACCAAATTTGTGGTGGGGCACACAGGTTGGCAATGAATGGAAAGAAACATATATTCTGAGCAATTTAAGAACTTTTAGATTTATaaccttaaaacaaaataatttcttaggAGTATGAAAGCTGTTGTGATctcttcagagaaagaaaatatatattctttggaAGAAAGCCTTCATCATTTATATTAAATTGCTGCCGTACATGAAAACTTGCTTATCTAGCTTACTGCATACACAAAGTCCAGTTTAGCACAGCTTATATACAAATAGCAGTGTATCTCCTAAACTGTCCTTTCTTAAAGCCATATTTAATATG is a window encoding:
- the Vamp3 gene encoding vesicle-associated membrane protein 3 isoform X1, which produces MSTGVPSGSSAATGSNRRLQQTQNQVDEVVDIMRVNVDKVLERDQKLSELDDRADALQAGASQFETSAAKLKRKYWWKNCKMWAIGVSVLVIIVIIIIGQTWLLRKKVPGIGEQKW
- the Vamp3 gene encoding vesicle-associated membrane protein 3 isoform X2 produces the protein MSTGVPSGSSAATGSNRRLQQTQNQVDEVVDIMRVNVDKVLERDQKLSELDDRADALQAGASQFETSAAKLKRKYWWKNCKMWAIGVSVLVIIVIIIIVWCVS